The Helianthus annuus cultivar XRQ/B chromosome 16, HanXRQr2.0-SUNRISE, whole genome shotgun sequence genome includes a window with the following:
- the LOC110919508 gene encoding protein FAR1-RELATED SEQUENCE 5-like — MLFDTVDVAYNFYKAYADAGGWIVRKGTHHENRGIIINKYFFCSKEGHKEFRPVDTSAEQPPDRWVRRVLAKRTGCQAMIRITLNDAKKYELYHFTEAHNHDFVHEEDLHFLKENRGVNRAHEDMINKMSKLNIGLIRAFNIMMEVCGGFDKVGATKVDFKNFKKELNLFIVEFDAEMFVKRLMRKKEFLPNFSCEYQTADEGLLKCIFLADEDMKRNFYMFGDVVSFDATYKRNEYNMMFVLFIGNDNLNRNVTPGVTILGSEMTRTYSWLLKVFKDAYGYAPPVIVTDQDLAMKRAIVDV; from the exons ATGTTATTTGACACAGTTGATGTTGCGTATAACTTTTACAAAGCTTATGCAGATGCTGGAGGTTGGATAGTTAGGAAGGGCACACATCATGAAAATCGTGGTATTATAATAAATAAGTATTTTTTCTGTTCAAAAGAGGGCCACAAAGAGTTTCGGCCGGTGGATACTTCTGCCGAACAGCCTCCTGACAGGTGGGTACGCAGGGTACTAGCCAAAAGGACTGGATGCCAAGCGATGATCAGAATAACGCTGAATGATGCCAAGAAGTATGAGCTATATCATTTCACAGAGGCGCACAACCATGATTTTGTGCATGAAGAAGATTTACATTTTCTTAAGGAAAACCGAGGGGTTAATCGTGCGCACGAAGATATGATAAATAAGATGTCAAAGCTTAACATTGGTCTTATTCGAGCATTTAATATTATGATGGAGGTGTGTGGCGGGTTCGATAAAGTTGGGGCGACCAAAGttgatttcaaaaatttcaaaaaagaaTTAAATTTGTTCATCGTAGAGTTTGATGCTGAAATGTTTGTCAAGCGATTAATGAGGAAAAAAGAGTTTTTACCGAACTTTTCTTGCGAATATCAAACGGCGGACGAAGGTTTGTTGAAGTGTATTTTCTTGGCTGACGAGGACATGAAGAGGAATTTTTATATGTTTGGAGACGTTGTATCCTTTGATGCTACCTACAAGCGGAACGA GTATAACATGATGTTTGTCCTGTTCATTGGGAATGATAATCTCAATAGGAACGTCACACCTGGTGTTACCATTCTTGGTTCCGAAATGACGAGGACGTATAGTTGGTTACTTAAGGTGTTCAAGGACGCATATGGGTACGCGCCCCCCGTAATCGTTACTGACCAAGACCTTGCGATGAAACGGGCTATTGTGGATGTTTAG